In one window of Verrucomicrobiia bacterium DNA:
- a CDS encoding YhjD/YihY/BrkB family envelope integrity protein: protein MKEAAKSWSGHDASRLGAALAFYTIFAIAPLFIIVLAIAGMWFGEEAARKQLFDQLNALVGEKGGEAIQAVVAAADKPAAGVLASVAAVGTLFVGATGVFVELQSALNTVWNVKRETGRGVVHFIKDRLMSFAMILAIGFLLLVSLVVSAGLSALGSLMSGYLPAEEIIWKTINFLISLGVITVLFAMIFKVLPDIKISWRNVWGGALLTAFLFNLGKSLLSIYLGRGSFSSAYGAAGSLVIILVWVYYSAQILFFGAEFTRLADQESRIREAKANREKQPDSKGHAESKGKMVWVHRVRQWFNERFSEKARKVLVGIVGSVVILAGVMMIFFPGPAFVVIPAGFAIMAIEFEWARKYYDKARDGLRKAKEWVRSRTKKGKKIRSAAASHR from the coding sequence TTGAAAGAAGCGGCCAAGTCATGGTCTGGGCATGATGCAAGCCGTTTGGGGGCAGCATTGGCGTTTTATACCATCTTTGCCATCGCTCCTTTGTTTATCATCGTGTTGGCTATCGCGGGCATGTGGTTTGGAGAAGAGGCGGCGAGAAAGCAATTGTTTGATCAATTGAACGCTCTTGTTGGAGAGAAAGGGGGGGAGGCCATTCAGGCGGTTGTGGCGGCGGCGGACAAACCGGCTGCAGGTGTTTTGGCATCTGTGGCGGCCGTAGGTACATTGTTCGTTGGTGCGACGGGAGTTTTCGTCGAGTTGCAGTCGGCCTTGAACACAGTTTGGAATGTAAAACGGGAGACAGGCAGAGGGGTGGTCCATTTCATTAAGGACCGATTGATGTCCTTTGCCATGATTTTGGCGATCGGCTTTTTGCTGCTGGTTTCATTGGTCGTAAGTGCAGGCTTATCAGCATTGGGCAGTCTCATGAGCGGCTATTTGCCAGCGGAAGAGATCATCTGGAAAACGATCAATTTTCTTATCTCCTTAGGAGTCATCACTGTGTTGTTCGCGATGATCTTCAAAGTGCTCCCTGATATTAAGATCTCCTGGAGAAATGTTTGGGGAGGGGCGTTGCTTACGGCGTTTCTGTTCAATTTGGGCAAGTCGCTACTGAGCATTTATCTGGGGAGAGGTAGTTTCTCCTCGGCTTATGGTGCGGCGGGATCGCTCGTGATCATCCTGGTGTGGGTCTACTATTCGGCCCAGATACTCTTCTTCGGGGCGGAGTTCACACGTCTGGCGGATCAGGAATCGCGCATTCGCGAGGCGAAGGCAAACAGGGAAAAGCAGCCGGACAGCAAAGGACATGCGGAATCAAAGGGAAAAATGGTGTGGGTTCATCGAGTGCGGCAATGGTTTAACGAGAGGTTTTCCGAGAAGGCGCGCAAAGTCTTGGTGGGCATCGTCGGTTCCGTGGTCATTCTTGCCGGGGTGATGATGATCTTTTTTCCGGGGCCGGCCTTCGTGGTGATCCCAGCGGGGTTCGCCATCATGGCGATCGAGTTCGAATGGGCCAGAAAATATTATGACAAGGCAAGAGACGGATTGCGGAAGGCGAAGGAATGGGTGCGGTCCAGAACCAAGAAGGGAAAGAAAATCAGAAGCGCTGCTGCGAGCCATCGTTGA
- a CDS encoding YetF domain-containing protein produces the protein MEAFFNRNLGLGLAPDELTIAQILARTFILFFAMLLMMRIAGLRFLAGKTTFDVLLGFILASMLSRCINGPAPFWGTILAGFLVVFLHRVLAWLTYHFHAFGCWVKGCPEPLVENGQPYKEVLARNCISDHDLKQDLRLNALTDLSQVKVAILERNGEISIQRQDPSITITSQEDGKTIHVHFHS, from the coding sequence ATGGAAGCATTCTTCAATAGAAACTTGGGATTGGGGCTGGCACCCGATGAACTCACCATCGCCCAGATTCTCGCGCGCACCTTCATTCTGTTCTTCGCCATGCTGTTGATGATGCGCATCGCCGGCCTGCGTTTTCTGGCGGGCAAAACGACATTCGATGTCCTCCTCGGCTTCATCCTCGCCTCAATGCTCTCCCGTTGCATCAACGGTCCTGCTCCTTTCTGGGGCACCATCCTCGCGGGATTCCTGGTAGTATTTCTTCACCGCGTTTTGGCCTGGCTCACCTATCATTTCCACGCCTTTGGATGTTGGGTGAAAGGCTGTCCTGAACCACTTGTGGAAAACGGTCAACCGTATAAGGAAGTTTTGGCCCGCAATTGCATCAGTGATCACGATCTCAAACAAGACCTACGCCTCAATGCCTTGACTGATCTAAGCCAGGTAAAAGTCGCCATCTTGGAACGTAACGGCGAGATCAGCATCCAACGCCAAGACCCATCCATCACCATCACCTCCCAAGAAGATGGCAAAACCATCCATGTCCATTTCCATTCTTAA
- a CDS encoding nitroreductase family protein, producing MSAEPKKKFDQPKGLPQVQVNGQPLKPITKAILDRRASQHFMDKPVPREYITAILQLGLQAPSGYNLQPWRFIVVQDEANRKRLQKAAMDQGKVGEAPVVIIAYAVRDEWRTHMHEIFVEGSNRGAGKEEQILEQEKNVDEFLGSFPAATWLNRHTMIAYTTMVIAAEAYGLDTAPMEGFDPAAVKEEFELPARSEVVALLAIGFSQAPDRPYPGRMPLEEMVCAERYGQPWEKE from the coding sequence ATGTCTGCAGAACCGAAAAAGAAATTCGACCAGCCCAAGGGGCTGCCACAGGTACAAGTGAATGGGCAACCTTTGAAACCGATCACCAAGGCGATCTTGGATCGCAGGGCGAGCCAGCATTTCATGGATAAACCGGTGCCCAGGGAGTATATCACCGCGATCCTGCAATTGGGGTTGCAAGCGCCTTCGGGCTATAATCTCCAGCCGTGGCGCTTCATCGTGGTGCAGGATGAGGCGAATCGGAAACGATTGCAGAAAGCGGCGATGGACCAGGGAAAAGTCGGCGAAGCTCCCGTTGTGATCATCGCTTATGCGGTGCGGGATGAGTGGCGGACTCATATGCACGAGATATTTGTGGAGGGGAGCAATCGTGGGGCTGGCAAGGAAGAACAGATCCTGGAACAGGAGAAAAATGTGGATGAATTTCTGGGCAGCTTTCCGGCGGCCACCTGGCTGAACCGTCACACGATGATCGCGTATACGACGATGGTTATCGCCGCAGAAGCGTATGGGCTAGATACGGCACCGATGGAAGGATTTGACCCGGCAGCGGTGAAGGAAGAATTTGAACTGCCTGCCCGGTCAGAGGTGGTGGCGCTTCTGGCGATAGGTTTTTCACAGGCTCCCGACAGGCCGTATCCGGGACGCATGCCGCTGGAAGAGATGGTGTGCGCGGAACGCTACGGGCAGCCTTGGGAGAAAGAATAG
- a CDS encoding putative zinc-binding metallopeptidase has protein sequence MKTFKCGNCGGEIFFVNDRCVRCGNWVGYSPDIKDMRSFSVPANEEATLVLDDREYRLCANWRQHQVCNWLVLVADNHAFCEACRLNEVIPDLSVEGNRGRWHKMELAKRRCFYTLQRLSLPLTSADGRGLRFRFLAESPNEPLVLTGHNGGLITLNISEADEDKREQRRIRLREPYRTLIGHFRHELGHHYWDRLIGNTSYLPMFRKLFGDETVDYGAALKTYYEQGPNPEVVKATVTAYAAAHPWEDWAETWAHYMHITDMMETAASYGVTLQTPKYRELMNPLPPRNKGAPASEEFDAMLRQWIPLTCAFNSINRGMGLQDLYPFVLTSAVCDKLRFIHEVVNKRNALEGA, from the coding sequence ATGAAAACATTTAAGTGTGGCAACTGCGGTGGCGAGATTTTCTTTGTGAACGACCGCTGTGTGCGATGTGGCAATTGGGTTGGCTACTCCCCGGATATCAAGGATATGCGGTCTTTTTCCGTGCCAGCGAATGAAGAGGCGACTTTGGTGCTGGATGACAGGGAATACCGGTTATGTGCGAACTGGCGGCAGCACCAGGTTTGCAACTGGCTTGTTCTGGTGGCAGACAATCATGCTTTTTGCGAGGCATGCCGGTTGAACGAGGTCATACCCGATTTGAGCGTGGAAGGTAATCGTGGTCGCTGGCACAAGATGGAACTCGCCAAGAGGCGTTGTTTTTATACGTTGCAGAGGCTTAGCCTGCCGTTGACATCTGCAGATGGGAGGGGACTTAGATTTCGTTTTCTGGCGGAATCACCGAATGAGCCATTGGTGCTTACGGGGCATAATGGCGGGCTTATCACGCTAAACATTTCCGAGGCGGATGAAGATAAACGGGAGCAGCGCAGAATCCGGTTGCGTGAGCCATATAGAACGCTGATAGGTCATTTTCGACATGAGCTGGGACATCATTATTGGGATCGATTGATTGGAAACACATCCTATCTGCCCATGTTCCGGAAACTTTTCGGGGATGAAACAGTGGATTATGGAGCAGCACTGAAAACTTATTATGAACAGGGACCAAATCCCGAAGTGGTGAAGGCAACGGTAACAGCATATGCAGCGGCGCATCCTTGGGAAGACTGGGCGGAAACGTGGGCGCACTACATGCATATCACGGATATGATGGAGACGGCCGCGTCGTACGGGGTGACATTGCAGACTCCAAAGTATCGTGAATTGATGAACCCACTGCCGCCGCGGAACAAAGGGGCGCCGGCATCGGAAGAGTTTGATGCGATGTTGCGACAATGGATCCCGCTGACATGTGCTTTCAATTCGATCAATCGCGGGATGGGGTTGCAGGATTTGTATCCGTTTGTGCTGACGTCAGCGGTTTGTGACAAGTTGCGGTTTATTCACGAGGTGGTGAATAAACGCAATGCGCTGGAAGGTGCCTGA
- a CDS encoding DUF2238 domain-containing protein, translating to MALKKAKWLKWIKALPHQQYLGYLGIIYAVIWALLGYYPVDRSVWLLENALVLVVVLGLGLGRNYLMLSRISYTLIFIFLCLHTVGSHYSYALVPYDDWSEKLFGARVSHLMGWGRNHFDRLVHFLYGLLIAYPMRELFLRVVNVKGFWGYFLPLDLTMSTSMIFELIEWVAAEVFGDGTGNAYLGSQGDEWDAHKDMALASSGAILAMLITGLINWKFQRDFAREWADSLRVKNPKPLGENEVARMGEK from the coding sequence ATGGCGCTGAAAAAAGCCAAATGGTTGAAATGGATAAAAGCCCTGCCGCATCAGCAGTATCTAGGATATTTGGGAATCATATATGCGGTGATATGGGCATTGCTCGGGTACTATCCGGTCGACCGCTCGGTCTGGTTGCTGGAGAATGCGCTGGTGCTGGTGGTGGTGCTGGGCTTGGGGTTGGGACGCAACTACTTGATGCTGTCGCGCATCTCCTACACGTTGATCTTCATTTTTCTTTGTCTTCATACGGTGGGATCACACTACAGTTATGCCTTGGTGCCCTATGATGACTGGTCTGAGAAATTGTTTGGGGCCAGGGTAAGCCACCTGATGGGATGGGGGCGCAATCACTTCGACCGGTTGGTGCATTTTTTGTATGGTTTGCTGATAGCGTATCCGATGAGGGAACTTTTTCTGCGGGTGGTGAATGTGAAAGGATTCTGGGGATACTTCCTGCCGCTGGATCTGACGATGTCCACATCGATGATATTTGAATTGATCGAATGGGTGGCAGCGGAAGTTTTTGGAGATGGAACCGGGAATGCCTATCTGGGTTCGCAAGGTGATGAATGGGATGCACACAAGGACATGGCGCTGGCGAGCAGCGGGGCGATTCTGGCAATGCTTATCACGGGGTTGATCAATTGGAAGTTCCAACGTGATTTTGCACGGGAGTGGGCGGATAGCTTGAGGGTTAAGAATCCCAAACCGCTGGGGGAAAATGAAGTGGCGCGAATGGGGGAAAAGTAA
- a CDS encoding DUF3341 domain-containing protein translates to MAKKSAFCIAASRKQAENIVERLQDAGFSNNDISALFPDKETTRDFAHEKRSKSPEGAAAGVSTGGILGGALGWLAGIGALSIPGVGPFIAAGPIMTALSGAAMGAAVGGITGALIGMGIPEFEARRYEGKIRDGNILISVHTENNEEINRAKAIFEQAGADDISSTDEEKVKVEVKRKVHFVHGNH, encoded by the coding sequence ATGGCCAAAAAATCTGCTTTTTGCATTGCCGCCAGCCGTAAGCAGGCAGAAAACATCGTGGAGCGCCTGCAAGACGCAGGTTTTTCCAATAACGACATTTCCGCCCTCTTTCCCGACAAGGAAACGACTCGCGACTTCGCCCATGAGAAAAGGTCCAAAAGCCCTGAAGGTGCGGCTGCCGGCGTGAGCACGGGTGGTATCCTTGGGGGCGCTTTGGGTTGGCTGGCAGGAATCGGTGCTTTGAGCATACCCGGCGTAGGACCATTCATCGCCGCCGGTCCCATCATGACAGCCTTGAGCGGTGCCGCCATGGGCGCCGCAGTTGGCGGAATCACCGGAGCATTGATCGGCATGGGGATTCCAGAATTCGAAGCCCGCCGTTACGAAGGCAAGATCAGAGATGGCAACATCCTTATCTCGGTCCACACGGAAAACAACGAAGAGATCAACCGGGCTAAGGCTATCTTCGAGCAAGCGGGTGCTGATGACATCTCCAGCACAGATGAAGAAAAGGTCAAAGTCGAAGTGAAACGCAAAGTCCATTTCGTACACGGCAACCATTGA
- a CDS encoding DUF2934 domain-containing protein — MNSEENRLETESNNTTYTPTHDEIAKEAYRLYEQNGHQEGHDLEYWLEAETTLGIRGEAKPEKVSMTPMEFAEAKEAHEGHHNEKFEQTRKNAATRQEIRQQTSAMRDAPRQSQRPQRRSA, encoded by the coding sequence ATGAACTCAGAGGAAAATCGTTTAGAGACGGAGTCTAACAATACGACCTATACCCCAACGCATGATGAGATCGCGAAGGAGGCGTACCGGTTGTATGAACAAAATGGCCATCAAGAAGGCCATGATCTTGAGTACTGGCTGGAGGCAGAGACGACCCTGGGCATCCGGGGAGAAGCAAAACCTGAAAAAGTTTCCATGACACCGATGGAATTTGCTGAAGCGAAAGAGGCGCATGAAGGCCATCATAATGAAAAATTTGAGCAGACGCGCAAAAACGCCGCCACACGCCAGGAAATAAGGCAACAAACCAGTGCGATGCGCGATGCGCCACGACAATCACAACGGCCGCAGCGGCGGAGCGCTTGA
- a CDS encoding HAMP domain-containing sensor histidine kinase — protein sequence MQKRRRYALPKGVQFALFVVATSLYQLPGEWGHINDSNTISGFSVALDITTIRLVGADKTTAQIFKEAVQTSFLKAKLHHHINLARLPISPEPTPHEVIVLAGDSVIEGKNMTKEVSSIGLPLWAIVVIGEGEQTDHVEVIDSAKIDVARVVQALRSVSLRYQLMHENARLRGDLLTMVGRVNHDLKTPLNGVLAAGEAMREVLHERDPAAAAMANGLFNSVEEMVRLMNRVSFMLKATLKGQPLKPVPMGDVVWTVLQRMEGKIQTKGLKLTKPQEWPPVNGVEAWLEVVWGNLISNVLQHADKATCIELGWSDNDGEYVFFVGDNGGGVNPRRRASIIRRFELLHTTETGNGMGLPIVQRLVGLHGGCVSYEAIEEGGSRFLFTLPKCSNEQGQFR from the coding sequence ATGCAGAAGAGAAGACGGTATGCCTTGCCAAAAGGAGTCCAGTTTGCTCTGTTTGTAGTCGCAACATCATTGTATCAATTGCCCGGAGAGTGGGGACACATTAACGATAGCAATACGATATCAGGTTTTTCTGTGGCATTAGACATCACAACGATCCGCCTGGTAGGGGCTGACAAAACCACGGCGCAAATCTTCAAGGAAGCGGTTCAGACCAGTTTTCTCAAGGCCAAGCTCCATCATCACATCAATCTTGCCCGGTTACCGATTTCTCCTGAGCCGACACCGCATGAAGTCATTGTGTTGGCCGGAGATAGTGTGATTGAGGGGAAGAATATGACTAAGGAGGTGAGCTCAATCGGACTGCCGCTTTGGGCGATCGTTGTTATCGGAGAGGGAGAACAAACGGATCATGTTGAGGTGATCGACAGTGCGAAGATTGATGTAGCGCGAGTTGTACAAGCATTGCGGTCTGTCAGTTTAAGGTATCAGCTCATGCACGAGAATGCCCGGTTGCGAGGGGATTTGCTTACGATGGTGGGACGGGTGAATCATGATCTCAAGACGCCTTTGAACGGAGTGCTGGCGGCGGGTGAGGCGATGCGGGAAGTTTTGCATGAACGCGATCCGGCTGCAGCAGCGATGGCGAACGGGTTATTCAATTCAGTCGAAGAAATGGTGAGATTGATGAACCGTGTGAGCTTTATGCTCAAAGCCACACTGAAGGGGCAACCTTTAAAGCCGGTGCCGATGGGGGATGTGGTTTGGACGGTGTTGCAGCGGATGGAGGGAAAGATTCAGACCAAAGGATTGAAGCTCACCAAGCCGCAAGAATGGCCGCCAGTTAATGGCGTGGAAGCGTGGTTGGAGGTGGTCTGGGGTAATCTTATCAGCAATGTGCTACAGCATGCGGACAAGGCGACGTGTATTGAATTAGGCTGGTCGGATAACGATGGTGAATATGTCTTTTTTGTTGGTGACAATGGCGGTGGAGTAAATCCGCGCCGGCGAGCAAGCATTATCAGAAGATTTGAATTGTTGCACACGACTGAAACAGGGAACGGAATGGGATTGCCCATTGTGCAGCGTCTGGTGGGTCTGCACGGCGGATGCGTGAGTTACGAAGCGATCGAAGAAGGTGGTTCACGGTTTTTATTTACGCTGCCGAAATGTTCGAATGAGCAGGGGCAGTTTCGGTAG
- a CDS encoding AarF/UbiB family protein, with product MLFKTKNLPRYKEIVMLLWRHGRSDVFRTLAKIGEIRDEEVLTTDNQPAPEELARDLEKMGPTFVKLGQVLSSRADLLPEPYLKALSRLQDNVKPFPYAEVEEIVQQELGVRLSKAFREFSQEPLAAASLGQVHKAVLRDGRPVVVKVQRPNIRKQIAEDLEVMEEMASFLDDHTEVGKRHHFCEVLEQFRKTLVLELDYEHEASNMTVFAENLREFPHIITPLPIAGYTTRAVLTMTYIHGQKITEISPLLRLDFDGQALADELFKAYLKQVLVDGVFHADPHPGNVLLTDNMRVALLDLGMVDHVMPRMQESLIKLLLAISEGRSEDAASVAIEISRTRDDFDEAAFTRRLGSLVAEMQDNNLRQLDPGRSLLEITRVAGETGLHVPSELTLLGKTLLQLHQIGKSLEPDFNPNAAIRDHVHTILNQRVKKDFTTGNVFAAMLEVKDFARQLPTRLNKVLDAVGKGEIELKLRNDDTLYILDGLQKIANRIAAGLVLAALIIGAALLMQVKTKFELFGYPGLAILCFFGAAAGGVFLLFEIFFRDTKRPPSNK from the coding sequence ATGCTATTTAAAACGAAAAATCTTCCGCGTTATAAGGAAATCGTGATGCTCCTCTGGCGCCATGGTCGCTCGGATGTCTTCCGCACCTTGGCCAAGATCGGAGAAATCCGGGATGAAGAAGTACTGACCACCGACAATCAACCCGCTCCCGAAGAACTGGCCCGTGATCTCGAAAAGATGGGCCCTACCTTCGTCAAATTGGGCCAAGTCCTATCCAGCCGCGCTGACCTTCTTCCTGAACCCTATTTGAAAGCCCTCTCCCGCCTGCAAGACAACGTCAAGCCGTTCCCCTATGCGGAAGTAGAGGAGATCGTTCAGCAAGAACTGGGTGTTCGCTTATCCAAAGCCTTCCGTGAATTCAGCCAGGAACCACTGGCTGCTGCTTCCTTGGGCCAAGTTCATAAAGCCGTACTGCGCGATGGCCGTCCCGTCGTCGTAAAAGTTCAACGCCCCAATATCCGCAAACAGATCGCCGAAGATCTCGAAGTGATGGAAGAGATGGCTTCCTTTCTCGACGATCACACCGAAGTCGGCAAGCGCCATCACTTCTGCGAAGTTTTGGAGCAGTTCCGTAAAACCTTGGTCTTGGAACTCGATTACGAACACGAAGCCAGCAACATGACCGTGTTTGCCGAAAACTTGCGCGAATTTCCTCACATCATCACTCCTCTGCCGATTGCGGGATACACAACCCGTGCCGTGCTGACGATGACTTACATCCACGGCCAGAAAATCACCGAAATCAGTCCCTTGCTGCGCTTGGATTTCGATGGTCAGGCCCTCGCCGATGAATTGTTCAAAGCCTATCTCAAGCAAGTCCTCGTCGATGGCGTGTTCCATGCCGATCCACACCCGGGCAATGTGTTGCTCACGGACAACATGCGTGTCGCCCTGTTGGATCTCGGCATGGTGGACCATGTCATGCCCCGCATGCAAGAGAGCCTTATCAAACTCCTTCTCGCCATCAGTGAAGGTCGTAGCGAAGACGCAGCCAGTGTTGCGATCGAGATCAGCCGTACGAGAGATGATTTCGATGAGGCTGCTTTCACCCGTCGCTTGGGATCTTTGGTCGCTGAGATGCAGGATAACAATCTTCGGCAGCTCGACCCAGGCCGCAGCTTGCTGGAGATAACACGCGTTGCTGGTGAAACTGGTTTGCACGTTCCCAGTGAATTGACTCTGTTGGGCAAGACCCTCCTGCAACTCCATCAGATCGGCAAATCGCTCGAACCGGATTTCAATCCCAACGCTGCCATCCGCGATCACGTCCACACCATCCTGAATCAACGGGTGAAAAAAGATTTCACCACCGGCAATGTCTTCGCAGCGATGCTGGAGGTAAAAGACTTTGCCCGCCAGCTTCCCACTCGCCTCAACAAAGTCCTCGATGCCGTCGGCAAAGGTGAGATCGAACTGAAACTGCGCAACGACGACACTCTCTACATTCTCGATGGTCTTCAAAAGATCGCCAATCGCATCGCCGCCGGCTTGGTTCTCGCCGCTCTCATCATCGGTGCCGCCCTGCTCATGCAGGTGAAGACCAAGTTCGAACTCTTCGGCTATCCCGGTCTCGCCATCCTTTGCTTCTTTGGCGCAGCCGCTGGTGGAGTATTTCTCCTCTTCGAAATATTCTTCCGCGATACCAAACGTCCACCTTCAAACAAATAA
- a CDS encoding DUF4142 domain-containing protein: MKKSIIIQTSLLAISLCVPALYADDLRKPAQVHMQDRKDSVKPPMPSSRDEVQQNQPITQQPAQQQTSSQQFVNDAISSGNREVRLGEMALQKSEDAKIKSFARDMVQDHAKANTELKEIAQRKGLSVPSQEDWKQDTGTVKDNYSTEYSTTSGNDYVLQEPTAPVGPGSLPDSPALGSEDRIQDTSKRANSKDVAGIESEQANPSDSDGSRLSGLSGVEFDRAFVKVMVSDHKQAVSKFDSAAKSLSDAELKAFASKTLPTLRTHLEHAQRLDRDYSSGTDEISSAK, encoded by the coding sequence ATGAAAAAGAGCATTATTATCCAAACCTCGTTGCTGGCAATTTCGTTGTGTGTGCCAGCACTCTATGCTGATGACCTGCGAAAACCCGCACAAGTGCATATGCAGGATCGGAAGGATTCGGTGAAACCGCCGATGCCGAGCAGCCGTGATGAAGTGCAGCAGAATCAGCCAATTACGCAACAACCTGCCCAACAACAGACATCATCCCAGCAGTTCGTGAATGATGCGATCTCATCGGGAAACCGTGAGGTGCGCTTGGGTGAAATGGCATTGCAGAAATCTGAAGATGCCAAGATCAAGAGCTTTGCTCGTGATATGGTACAAGACCATGCCAAGGCCAACACGGAGTTGAAGGAGATCGCGCAACGCAAGGGACTTTCCGTGCCAAGCCAGGAAGATTGGAAGCAAGATACGGGAACGGTGAAGGATAATTACTCCACCGAATATTCCACGACTTCCGGCAATGATTATGTCCTCCAAGAGCCCACTGCTCCGGTAGGCCCGGGATCGCTGCCTGACTCTCCTGCGCTGGGAAGTGAGGATCGAATCCAGGACACCAGCAAGCGGGCGAATAGCAAGGACGTTGCTGGCATAGAATCAGAACAGGCCAATCCGTCAGACAGTGATGGCAGCCGCTTGAGCGGATTATCGGGTGTTGAGTTTGACCGTGCCTTTGTGAAGGTGATGGTGAGTGATCACAAGCAAGCGGTAAGCAAGTTCGACTCGGCGGCGAAGAGCCTGTCGGATGCTGAACTGAAGGCTTTCGCAAGCAAGACGCTGCCGACATTGCGTACTCATCTGGAGCATGCGCAGCGACTGGATCGTGACTACAGCAGTGGAACAGACGAGATTTCGTCTGCCAAATAA
- a CDS encoding PRC-barrel domain-containing protein yields the protein MKAYGKALLFAAGLACASVIQGESRQLVGVPQRATDIMGMEVRNLADEKLGKVEDLIVNIGAGKTSYVILSSGGVFGLGDQLIVVPAQRFNYREHDKKLILDADKDLLKGAPGYDKHRLPDWSDEAWNIKLEEYYDRFGRAPVVTERNVAGAIKEVPAKERVTRADTVEGQGSSERDVQITRSIRKHLVDSNLSTMAKNVQVITRHGNVTLRGKVKSEEEREEIVARAKQVAGLERVTDRIELWK from the coding sequence ATGAAAGCATATGGTAAGGCGTTGTTGTTTGCGGCAGGGTTGGCTTGTGCATCGGTCATCCAAGGGGAAAGCCGGCAGCTTGTGGGGGTTCCGCAACGAGCGACTGACATCATGGGGATGGAAGTTCGCAACTTGGCGGATGAGAAATTAGGCAAGGTGGAAGATCTGATTGTGAACATCGGGGCGGGGAAAACTTCTTACGTCATCTTGTCGAGTGGCGGGGTATTTGGATTGGGAGATCAGTTGATCGTGGTCCCAGCACAAAGGTTTAATTATCGTGAGCATGACAAGAAGCTGATTTTGGATGCCGACAAGGATTTACTGAAAGGGGCGCCAGGTTACGACAAGCACCGTTTGCCGGATTGGAGCGATGAGGCATGGAATATCAAGCTGGAGGAGTATTACGACCGGTTCGGTCGTGCCCCTGTGGTGACAGAGAGAAATGTGGCGGGGGCAATCAAAGAGGTTCCGGCGAAAGAACGGGTGACACGTGCGGACACCGTTGAAGGGCAGGGCAGTAGTGAGCGAGATGTGCAGATAACACGGTCTATCCGCAAGCATCTGGTGGACAGCAATCTTTCTACGATGGCTAAGAACGTGCAGGTGATCACACGGCATGGGAATGTGACCTTACGCGGAAAAGTGAAATCTGAAGAGGAGCGGGAAGAAATTGTCGCGCGGGCCAAACAGGTGGCGGGCTTGGAGCGTGTGACGGACAGGATTGAACTTTGGAAGTAA